The Deltaproteobacteria bacterium genome includes a window with the following:
- a CDS encoding type II secretion system F family protein has translation MATFRYKAVDADGVVVRGSIEGTDEEAALNSIVDSGLYVISLYRPNELLNAVVKRISAYGVRRRDVIELAKSLSVMLRAGIPIIAALEDLETTAENRYMGQTVGNIRRLVEMGSSFSDALAQYREIFPDIFIRLARVGEETGSLDRSLYDVSVHLQRMEELYSSLKRALIYPVFALITTFGSLIFWLAYVLPQVLLIFEGMRLDLPPITRTLLVMSGLTRSYWFVIPILPFVLVLLYKLLRMKPETRYYTDALLIRFPILRQILYNKLLALFCEQQRILAAAGVPITRSLEIVSEVIGNEVFRQAIYETMRDISVGSRISDAMRKHRVFPVMVTRMVDIGETSGSLDEQYAYLADHYIEVLDDVSQKIGKLVEPVVIVVVGVMFGVIIMGLLLPVYELVTTVG, from the coding sequence ATGGCTACTTTCCGCTACAAGGCCGTCGACGCCGACGGCGTCGTCGTCAGGGGAAGCATAGAGGGCACCGATGAGGAGGCGGCCCTCAACAGCATCGTGGACTCGGGGCTCTACGTCATCTCGCTATATCGGCCCAACGAGTTGCTCAACGCCGTCGTAAAGCGCATCAGCGCCTACGGCGTCAGGCGCCGCGACGTCATCGAGCTGGCCAAGAGCCTCTCGGTCATGCTCCGGGCCGGCATACCCATCATAGCGGCCCTCGAGGACCTTGAGACCACGGCCGAGAACCGCTACATGGGCCAGACGGTGGGCAACATAAGGAGGCTCGTCGAGATGGGCTCGAGCTTCTCCGATGCGCTGGCCCAGTACAGGGAGATATTCCCGGACATATTCATAAGGCTTGCCAGGGTGGGCGAGGAGACGGGCAGCCTCGACAGGAGTCTCTACGACGTCTCCGTCCACCTCCAGCGCATGGAGGAACTCTACTCCTCGCTCAAGAGGGCGCTCATCTACCCGGTCTTCGCGCTCATCACCACCTTCGGCTCACTCATCTTCTGGCTCGCCTACGTGCTGCCCCAGGTGCTCCTCATCTTCGAGGGCATGCGTCTGGACCTGCCCCCCATAACGCGCACCCTGCTGGTGATGAGCGGGCTGACGCGCAGCTACTGGTTCGTCATCCCGATCCTGCCCTTTGTGCTCGTGCTCCTCTACAAGCTGCTGCGCATGAAGCCCGAGACGCGCTACTACACCGACGCACTGCTCATCCGCTTCCCGATCCTCAGGCAGATACTCTACAACAAGCTCCTCGCCCTCTTCTGCGAGCAGCAGAGGATACTGGCCGCCGCGGGCGTGCCCATAACGCGCTCCCTGGAGATAGTCTCGGAGGTCATAGGAAACGAGGTCTTCAGGCAGGCCATCTACGAGACCATGCGCGACATCTCGGTGGGCAGCCGCATCTCCGACGCCATGCGCAAGCACCGGGTCTTCCCCGTCATGGTGACGCGCATGGTCGACATAGGGGAGACGAGCGGCAGCCTCGATGAGCAGTACGCCTATCTCGCCGACCATTACATAGAGGTGCTCGACGACGTGTCGCAGAAGATAGGCAAGCTCGTCGAGCCTGTGGTCATAGTGGTGGTGGGAGTGATGTTCGGCGTTATCAT